The window cacacacatacatacatacatacatatacatatatatatatatatatacacatacacacacaaatatatacacacacacgtgtttgtgtgtgtgtgtatatatatatatatatatatatatatatatatatatatatatatatatatatatatatatatgggtccgGGTAGAGTGATAAGTGAATGTTATACCAAATGTGATTTCAGATCAGAACTTCAGTGCAGACAATAAAGTCACTTATGTAAATTATCATAGTAGCAGTGTAAttacaacaaatgaaaacatatagGCAGCAATGTTAAAATCACTAAAAACAGTGGGTAAAAATCCTTCTTACCTGTGAAATGTAATTCCCAAAGACGAGGTTTACTTGGCAACAAACCAAACAACCCCAATAAGCAAACAATTCAGGTATATTACTCAATCTCGGCTTTAATATAACCGCGATGCAGGACTGGGTGACCGGATTAAGATGGCGGCGGCATTGACGTACTATCCAGAGTCTCATGAAGCGTCTAGCTATAAATGTCTATGGTAAGGACTATAAACAACCCAGTGAATGATTCAGTCGATTCGATGAAAGGTATCGTTCAGTAACACTACTTTGGAGTagacatatgctagataagtgttaactatttttaataacaaatgtGTATGTTCTGCTGTCAACAAACATCTCGTTTCGACTTAAATGACTCACTTGGAAAGAGGCGCAATGGTCGCCTCCTCGCCCGAAACGCTGATCTCAGCCGCACAGAAGTGTTTGTGTTCTCGTAAGAAACGTTTATCTCCGTCCTCGTGCCTAGAAGTGACTATTCATATAATAGCCGTGGATCTTGGCGTCAAACCTGCGCTGCTGTACGACAGTAACGGAGCATCTCCAGACCAGCTTCAACTTTACCTCCATTCATTGCAGGAGTCTAGTGTTGTAAGCAATTCACTGCGGATAATGTCCATTAATgacaacacattcatcattaacCCTGACATCATGAAGTCTCACCTGGGTGAACTGCTTAAAAGCAAGAGTCTACCCCTGATTGATGTGTGTTCTTCCAGAAAACGCCCAGTCTTGTGTGCATTTGAGAGAAGTGCTGAGGAGATGGTCAGAAGTTTTTTGGAAGTCTTCATGAATGGTCTGGACTTGGTTGTGTTGGAAGAGGAGTTGTATAAAGACTGGAACTTGTGCACTTTTTTTGGGATCTTGTTAGGTTATCCTGCGTCCTATTGGTTTGAACAAACTCAGGGATTTGAGAACTGTCTGTCTATGACACCCCTGGTAGTGTGCACGGTTTGGGTCAGGTGGCAGATACATGAGATAAAGCAGCGCTGTTGTCTTTACTCCTTCAGTGTCCCAGAAGAGCTGTGGTCAGATGTGCAGAGCCATATACAGCGCTGGACTGATCATCTGAGAGAGAGATTCAGCAAACAGACTGTTCTGACTGACATCTGCTTTTCTAGGGACACCGTCACTTTGCCCTCTGTGACTCTTTGAATAAACTTTGTTTAACTGGTATTATTTTGCCAGTGTCACACATTTTAACAATGTATCTTCTGAGAATTGGATTACATAGGGTTTATTTGTgttgttaataaaacatttttgactcCAAGAACACTGTCCAAAACAACATCCTGATATCTAATTTAtctcataatttttatttatttatttgtatttttaaaactgcttaaaCTCATACTAAAATGATAAATATGTGAGACTGTCAGCACAAAtacatactcaccggccactttattaggtacacctgcccaacattaaagcagatttctaatcagccaatcatatggcagcaactcaatgcatttaggcatgtagacatgatcaagacaatctgctgcagttcaaactgagcatcagaatggggcagtaaggtggtttaagtgactttgaatgtggcatgattgttggtgtaAGACGGGCTggtatgagtatttcagaaactgctgatctactgggagttTCACGCAGGaaaatctctagggtttacagagaatggtctgaaaaagaaaatatccagtgagtggcagttggGCACAGATGCATGTttcaaagcgtgaatcatctcagactggttttttggacatgacaatgagttcactgtactcaaatggcctccacagtcaccagatctcaatccaatagagcacttttcaggtgtggtggaatgggagacttgcttcatggatgtgcagctgacaaatctgcagcaactgtgtgatgctatcatgtcaatatggaccaaaatcaaaaggaatattttcagtaccttattgaatccatgccacgaaggattaaggcagttctgaaggcttgttctgtacctaataaagtggctgttgAGTGTACATAACAATAATAAGTTGGAAGCAAAAATTGTAAACACATAAAAATGTCCCTTTATGAGTGTAATATATTCATATACACATATCAGAAACAAACAAGTCTTTTAAGGattaaaaataagacaaaagTGTAATACATTTTGTGTATTGGAATATGTCCTGTATATCCTTTGTTCTGAGTAAAATGTCTTCATTTATGTTCATCTGATGACATATTAAAAGTCTCTATGTAAGGATCATGGTGCAGCCCCAAAATACTAAATCTTGGTTACAAACATTCAAACCACTAGGTTTTACATAATATCTATATAATACTAACATTGTacctatttaaataataaatataagcaGTACAAACACAATTACGTAGCTTTTTAGTTTGAATGTGATTAAGCAGgattaatcatttaaattaaaattgtcatTTGTATTTATCATGCTTTctactagggatgctccaatcagaATTTTTGGAGCTGATACAGAGTATTGATTCCTCGTCACGTTGATCGgctgatacagagtaccgattcttCAAGCTTTATACAACTTTAACATTGCATAAAGCACAATTTCCCTCTAAGTGTGATAAATGTGGAGATCTCTTCTttcctaagagaataaatgaaggatgttgcatataatcctttaaaaatgtcttttataaacatttagtgtggacacgtcatggtcagaagcagctttacagaaaataatggataaaaaaaacGATAAAAACTTTGGTTGGAAAAATGACCAACGAtacaatttggaaacattgcaaatgatggaagaataATTCACTGTGCCTcaaagaagaaaaagtttggagttCATATTTGATAcaaaagaagttaaaatgcatCTTCCTCAGCTTGTATGCCTGTAAACAATCATGATTCATGTGATCAGCCAGATTAGCAAATAGCAATTGagtcataaaatgtaataatcgGCCGATACCGATCTGCAGCTGattgatcagagcatccctacttTATACATATGTCAAATAACTTCAgtcaattttatttaatgcagACATCAAAATGGGACATTTAGACACACTGCATTTGCTTGACTTTACAAAGTCGCAAAGTGTAATTACGTCAAAtaaagttgaaaccagaagtttacatacactgtataaaaaggcacaaagccatttaaaaaaagtcagatggtaatgtgactaaactttttctattttaggtaagttaggattatcaaatttgtttctgttatgctcaatagcagaataatgagagatatattgtttgagaaattgttttaacttttcttgaaattcaagtttacatacaataagattatacACCAACAGTTGCTGCTTTGTTTGTATTGTAAAAAATGCTA is drawn from Danio rerio strain Tuebingen ecotype United States chromosome 6, GRCz12tu, whole genome shotgun sequence and contains these coding sequences:
- the zgc:112163 gene encoding UPF0739 protein C1orf74 homolog, whose product is MVASSPETLISAAQKCLCSRKKRLSPSSCLEVTIHIIAVDLGVKPALLYDSNGASPDQLQLYLHSLQESSVVSNSLRIMSINDNTFIINPDIMKSHLGELLKSKSLPLIDVCSSRKRPVLCAFERSAEEMVRSFLEVFMNGLDLVVLEEELYKDWNLCTFFGILLGYPASYWFEQTQGFENCLSMTPLVVCTVWVRWQIHEIKQRCCLYSFSVPEELWSDVQSHIQRWTDHLRERFSKQTVLTDICFSRDTVTLPSVTL